CCAGCAGGGACGGGGCGGAGCCGGCGGCGTCGAGAATGCGGCCGCTGTCCGCGTCCACGAGGAAAATGGCGTCGTTGCTTTGGTCGAGCAGTTCGCGGAACCGCTCAAGCTCGGCAAGCCGCTCGGACAGCTCCGGATAATAGCTCTTGCTTAGGGAACCTTCCCCAAGCCCGATGAGCTTTTCCCGGGAGGCGTTCCAATCAGGCGCGGAATCGGCAGGCGGCTTCATACAGGGACCGGATGTCCTCGACGGTTGGCTGGCGAGGGTTGGTGATCATGCACGGGTCGTTGATGGCCTTGGCCGACAACTCGGCGAGTTCGCTGGGGCGCACGCCCAGGTCGCTTAGGGTCTGGTCCACCCCGGCGGCGGTCTTGAGGGCGCGCAGGGCGGCGACCACGGCCTGCTTTTTTTCATCCTCGGCCATGTCCGGTTCGATGTGCGCCCCCAGGATTTTGGCGATGTCCGTATATCGCCCGGGGGCGCTGGAATAATTGTAGGCCGTCACGTGGTCAAGCAAAATGGCGTTGCATTGGCCGTGGGGCAGATCCAGAAATCCCCCCAGGCTGTGGGCCATGGCGTGCACCGCGCCCAAAATGGCGTTGGAAAAGGCCAGTCCCGCGTAAAGGCTGGCGAACATCATGCCGGATCGGGCCGCCTGATCGTCAGGATGGCGTATGGCCGACACCAGATGGTCGCGCACCAATTCCACGGCCTTGACGGCGAAGAGGTCGGTGATCGGGGAATGGGCGTTGGAGACGTAGGCCTCGATGGCGTGGGTCAGGGCGTCCAGGCCGGTATGCGCCGTCAGTTCGGGGTCCATGGTGCCGGTGGGCAGGGGGTCGATCAAGGCCGCGTCGGGGATCACGGTCTTGCTGACGATGGCGATTTTGACCTTGCGCTTGGTGTCGTTGATAATGGCGAACTGGGACACGTCGGCCCC
Above is a genomic segment from Desulfolutivibrio sulfodismutans DSM 3696 containing:
- the ercA gene encoding alcohol dehydrogenase-like regulatory protein ErcA gives rise to the protein MTHEATTELRKFVAPEFVFGPGSARLAGRYARNLRVKKALVVTGPNLIRLGWAGQVIDSLREAGVSTTIFADVTPNPRDYEVMAGAEVYRREDCDAIVAVGGGSPMDCAKAIGIVCTNDRHVLEFEGVDNVRKPGPPLVCVPTTSGTGADVSQFAIINDTKRKVKIAIVSKTVIPDAALIDPLPTGTMDPELTAHTGLDALTHAIEAYVSNAHSPITDLFAVKAVELVRDHLVSAIRHPDDQAARSGMMFASLYAGLAFSNAILGAVHAMAHSLGGFLDLPHGQCNAILLDHVTAYNYSSAPGRYTDIAKILGAHIEPDMAEDEKKQAVVAALRALKTAAGVDQTLSDLGVRPSELAELSAKAINDPCMITNPRQPTVEDIRSLYEAACRFRA